Proteins encoded together in one Streptomyces asoensis window:
- a CDS encoding carbohydrate kinase family protein — protein sequence MRIAVTGSIATDHLMTFPGRFADQLVADQLHTVSLSFLVDNLDVRRGGVGANIAFGMGQLGSRPVLVGAAGADFDEYRAWLDRHGVDTGSVRISETLHTARFVCTTDADHNQIGSFYTGAMSEARLIELKTVADRVGGLDLVLIGADDPEAMLRHTEECRSRSIPFAADFSQQIARMNGDEIRILLEGATYLFSNEYEKGLIESKTGWTDEEILSKVGHRVTTLGSRGVRVERAGEDPIEVGCPEEEAKVEPTGVGDAFRAGFLSGLAWGVSHERAAQIGCMLATLVIETVGTQEYQLRRAHFMDRFTKAYGDDAATEVRKHLA from the coding sequence GTGCGCATCGCAGTCACCGGCTCCATCGCAACCGACCACCTCATGACGTTCCCCGGCCGCTTCGCGGACCAGCTCGTCGCGGACCAGCTCCACACGGTCTCGCTCTCCTTCCTGGTCGACAACCTGGACGTGCGCCGGGGTGGTGTCGGCGCGAACATCGCGTTCGGGATGGGACAGCTGGGGAGCCGGCCCGTGCTGGTCGGCGCCGCGGGCGCGGACTTCGACGAGTACCGGGCCTGGCTGGACCGGCACGGTGTCGACACCGGGTCCGTCCGCATCTCCGAGACCCTGCACACGGCCCGCTTCGTGTGCACCACCGACGCCGACCACAACCAGATCGGCTCCTTCTACACCGGCGCGATGAGCGAGGCCCGCCTCATCGAGCTGAAGACGGTCGCCGACCGCGTGGGCGGCCTGGACCTGGTCCTGATCGGCGCCGACGACCCGGAGGCGATGCTCCGCCACACGGAGGAGTGCCGCTCCCGCTCGATCCCCTTCGCGGCCGACTTCTCCCAGCAGATCGCCCGGATGAACGGCGACGAGATCCGGATACTGCTGGAGGGCGCCACGTACCTGTTCTCCAACGAGTACGAGAAGGGCCTCATCGAGTCCAAGACGGGCTGGACGGACGAGGAGATCCTCTCCAAGGTCGGCCACCGCGTCACCACCCTGGGCTCGCGCGGCGTCCGCGTCGAGCGGGCGGGCGAGGACCCGATCGAGGTCGGCTGCCCCGAGGAGGAGGCCAAGGTCGAGCCCACGGGCGTCGGCGACGCCTTCCGCGCCGGCTTCCTGTCCGGCCTGGCCTGGGGCGTCTCGCACGAGCGCGCCGCCCAGATCGGCTGCATGCTCGCCACCCTCGTGATCGAGACGGTCGGCACCCAGGAGTACCAGCTGCGCCGCGCCCACTTCATGGACCGCTTCACCAAGGCCTACGGCGACGACGCCGCCACCGAGGTCCGCAAGCACCTGGCGTGA
- a CDS encoding HesB/IscA family protein: MSVSDEKTTVSDGILLSDAAAAKVKALLDQEGRDDLALRVAVQPGGCSGLRYQLFFDERSLDGDVVKDFDGVKVVTDRMSAPYLGGASIDFVDTIEKQGFTIDNPNATGSCACGDSFN, translated from the coding sequence ATGTCCGTATCGGACGAGAAGACCACTGTCAGCGACGGCATCCTCCTGTCCGACGCCGCCGCGGCGAAGGTCAAGGCCCTGCTCGACCAGGAAGGCCGTGACGACCTGGCCCTGCGTGTCGCCGTTCAGCCCGGCGGCTGCTCCGGCCTGCGCTACCAGCTCTTCTTCGACGAGCGTTCGCTCGACGGTGACGTGGTCAAGGACTTCGACGGCGTCAAGGTCGTCACCGACCGCATGAGCGCTCCGTACCTGGGCGGCGCCTCCATCGACTTCGTCGACACCATCGAGAAGCAGGGCTTCACGATCGACAACCCGAACGCGACGGGCTCCTGCGCCTGCGGTGACTCCTTCAACTAG
- a CDS encoding cysteine desulfurase/sulfurtransferase TusA family protein, which produces MSYFDAASAAPLHPVAREALSASLDDGWADPARLYKEGRRARLLLDAAREAAADAVGCRPDELVFTSSGTRAVHTGIAGALAGRRRVGRHLIVSAVEHSSVLHSAEAFEAEGGTVHRVPVTRTGAVAVESYADALRPDTALACLQSANHEVGTEQPVGAVAGLCRESGVPLLVDAAQSLGWARVEGPWSLLTASAHKWGGPAGVGLLAVRKGVRFAPLGPSDERESGRAAGFENIPAIVAAAASLRAVRSQAAAEAVRLRELTARIRARVGAVVPDVEVVGDPERRLPGIVTFSCLYVDGEALLHELDREGFSVSSGSSCTSSTLTPSHVLRAMGVLSEGNVRVSLPAGAAVEDVERFLAVLPGAVAGVREKLGAPAVPAQAPVADAHGDALVVDALGKRCPIPVIELAKVIGDVPVGGTVRVLSDDEAARLDIPAWCEMREQEYVGEEPADRGTAYLVRRLS; this is translated from the coding sequence GTGTCCTACTTCGACGCCGCTTCCGCCGCGCCCCTGCACCCCGTCGCCCGTGAGGCGCTCTCGGCCTCCCTCGACGACGGGTGGGCCGACCCCGCACGCCTCTACAAGGAGGGGCGGCGGGCCCGGCTGCTGCTCGACGCCGCCCGGGAGGCGGCGGCCGACGCGGTGGGCTGCCGCCCGGACGAACTGGTCTTCACCTCTTCCGGAACGCGGGCCGTGCACACCGGGATCGCGGGCGCCCTGGCGGGCCGGCGACGGGTCGGACGTCACCTGATCGTGTCAGCCGTCGAACACTCCTCGGTACTCCATTCGGCCGAGGCGTTCGAGGCGGAGGGCGGGACGGTGCACCGGGTGCCGGTGACCCGCACCGGCGCGGTCGCCGTCGAGTCGTACGCCGACGCGCTGCGGCCGGACACGGCGCTCGCCTGTCTCCAGTCGGCCAACCACGAGGTGGGGACCGAGCAGCCGGTGGGGGCCGTGGCCGGGCTCTGCCGGGAGTCCGGGGTGCCGCTGCTGGTGGACGCCGCCCAGTCGCTGGGCTGGGCGCGCGTCGAAGGGCCCTGGTCGCTGCTCACGGCGAGTGCGCACAAGTGGGGCGGGCCCGCGGGTGTCGGTCTGCTCGCCGTGCGCAAGGGGGTCCGGTTCGCGCCGCTGGGGCCCTCGGACGAGCGGGAGTCGGGCCGGGCGGCCGGGTTCGAGAACATCCCGGCGATCGTGGCCGCGGCGGCCTCGCTGCGGGCGGTGCGGTCGCAGGCGGCGGCCGAGGCGGTGCGGCTGCGTGAGCTGACCGCGCGGATCCGGGCCCGGGTGGGGGCCGTCGTCCCGGACGTGGAGGTGGTCGGGGATCCGGAGCGGCGGCTGCCGGGGATCGTCACCTTCTCCTGTCTGTACGTGGACGGAGAGGCATTGCTGCACGAGCTGGACCGGGAGGGGTTCTCCGTCTCCTCCGGGTCGTCCTGCACCAGCAGCACGCTGACGCCCAGCCATGTGCTGCGGGCGATGGGGGTGCTGAGTGAGGGAAACGTGCGGGTCTCGTTGCCGGCCGGCGCCGCCGTGGAGGACGTGGAGAGGTTTCTCGCCGTGCTGCCCGGCGCGGTCGCGGGGGTGCGGGAGAAGCTCGGGGCGCCCGCCGTGCCGGCGCAGGCCCCGGTGGCGGACGCGCACGGCGACGCGCTCGTCGTCGACGCCCTGGGCAAGCGGTGCCCGATCCCCGTCATCGAACTGGCGAAGGTCATCGGGGACGTGCCGGTCGGCGGCACGGTGCGGGTGCTGTCCGACGACGAGGCGGCCCGCCTGGACATTCCCGCGTGGTGCGAGATGCGGGAGCAGGAGTACGTGGGTGAGGAGCCGGCGGACCGGGGCACGGCCTATCTGGTCCGCCGGCTCTCCTGA